From one Flavobacterium sp. N502536 genomic stretch:
- a CDS encoding sensor histidine kinase: MLRSPFFYFILLLFLFSCKEKETLNTDTEKIRKEALSLRNKGNENFGKQNFNTAFYEYSKSKVLYETLKDSANIGYILIQISLIQQINGDHYGSKETVTEALVYFKKKSVYTACINNILGVADKELSLYNDAILYYKQAANDFKDPIEKLGPLGNIAGVYIQQKKYDNAIALLESLLSKKLKLKPQSIRRAILLDNLGYAYFKNGIDEKGFQLMNEALLTRHEIKDAYGSIESYLHFADYYAKKDIHKSNENALAAYGVATKLNSVDERLEALQILISNDHSSQNSKYVQKYFKLNDSIIKIRNNFKNKFAKIKYDAKKEKDENAKLRLEKAENLLSLQRAQYLRIVSAIIFFFLVVLIVIVIRYYKNKNRAIEFKTSYITEARIAKKIHDELANDVFHVIAFAESQSLSKESTKENLLQKLDDIYGRVRGISRENNKIDTGVNFTSSIKEMLSTYNTNERNIIVTNLETINWEAINDTKKITISRILQELMVNMKKHSQASIVGIKFENKEKSISIHYTDNGKGFEKASTAKNGLQNMEHRIQAVKGTIDFETEPDKGFKANLSIPK; encoded by the coding sequence ATGTTACGGTCCCCGTTTTTTTATTTTATTCTTCTTCTTTTTCTTTTTTCCTGTAAAGAAAAAGAGACTCTAAATACAGACACAGAAAAGATCAGAAAAGAAGCGCTTAGTTTACGAAATAAAGGAAATGAAAATTTTGGAAAACAAAACTTTAATACTGCTTTTTACGAGTATAGCAAATCGAAAGTACTTTATGAAACTTTAAAAGACAGTGCCAATATTGGTTACATACTCATTCAAATATCCTTAATACAGCAAATAAACGGAGATCATTATGGCAGTAAGGAAACGGTTACGGAGGCATTAGTCTATTTTAAAAAAAAGAGCGTATATACGGCTTGTATAAATAATATATTGGGGGTTGCTGACAAAGAGCTTTCTCTTTATAATGATGCAATTCTTTATTACAAACAAGCTGCAAATGATTTTAAAGATCCCATTGAAAAGTTAGGTCCTTTAGGCAATATTGCAGGGGTTTATATTCAACAAAAAAAATATGATAATGCCATTGCTCTTTTAGAATCTCTTTTAAGCAAAAAATTAAAATTAAAACCTCAATCGATTAGGAGAGCTATACTTCTGGATAATTTAGGCTATGCCTATTTTAAAAACGGAATAGATGAAAAAGGTTTTCAATTAATGAATGAAGCGCTCCTCACCAGACATGAAATTAAAGATGCTTACGGCAGTATTGAAAGTTATCTGCACTTCGCCGATTATTATGCTAAAAAAGACATTCACAAATCAAATGAAAATGCTCTTGCTGCTTATGGGGTTGCTACAAAGCTAAACAGTGTAGACGAAAGATTGGAAGCACTCCAAATTTTAATTTCAAACGATCACAGTTCTCAAAACAGTAAATATGTCCAAAAGTATTTTAAACTAAACGACAGCATTATTAAAATTAGAAACAACTTCAAAAATAAGTTTGCTAAAATTAAATACGATGCTAAAAAAGAAAAGGATGAAAACGCAAAACTTCGTTTAGAAAAAGCAGAGAATTTACTCTCTCTTCAAAGAGCTCAATACCTGAGAATTGTATCTGCAATTATTTTCTTCTTCTTAGTGGTTCTAATTGTAATTGTAATTCGCTACTATAAAAATAAAAACAGAGCGATCGAATTTAAGACTTCCTATATAACCGAAGCCCGAATTGCTAAAAAAATCCACGATGAATTGGCAAACGATGTATTCCATGTGATTGCTTTTGCCGAGTCCCAGTCCCTGTCTAAAGAAAGTACCAAAGAGAATCTGCTCCAAAAATTAGATGATATTTACGGTCGTGTAAGAGGAATTTCGAGAGAGAACAATAAAATTGATACGGGTGTAAATTTTACCAGCAGTATCAAAGAAATGCTTTCGACTTACAATACCAACGAAAGAAATATCATTGTAACCAACTTAGAAACGATCAACTGGGAGGCGATTAACGATACCAAAAAAATTACCATCAGCAGGATTTTACAGGAATTAATGGTGAACATGAAAAAACACAGCCAGGCTAGTATAGTTGGAATAAAGTTTGAAAATAAAGAGAAATCAATCTCCATACATTATACAGATAACGGTAAAGGTTTTGAAAAAGCCAGTACCGCAAAAAATGGCCTGCAAAACATGGAACACCGCATTCAGGCTGTTAAAGGAACCATTGATTTTGAGACAGAACCCGATAAAGGATTTAAAGCAAACCTATCCATACCGAAATAA
- a CDS encoding 5' nucleotidase, NT5C type — protein sequence MKKKTIAIDMDGVLADIEIQLIKQYNNESGASLTKETIQGLSEEDAFKDRTLLREILNADNFFRSLPVMPDAVESLRRLQENFEIFIVSAATEFPVSLAEKVAWLAEHFPFISWENIILCGSKRIINTDYMIDDHRKNLDHCMGKPIMFTAFHNVNQTHHLRVNNWKEAVEVLEKDIVTDLN from the coding sequence ATGAAAAAGAAAACGATTGCCATTGACATGGATGGCGTACTTGCCGATATCGAAATACAGTTAATCAAACAGTACAATAACGAGAGCGGAGCTTCACTTACCAAAGAGACTATTCAGGGGCTGAGTGAAGAAGACGCTTTTAAAGACAGAACTCTTTTGCGTGAAATTTTAAATGCCGATAATTTTTTTAGAAGTCTGCCTGTAATGCCGGATGCTGTCGAAAGTTTACGCCGATTACAGGAAAACTTTGAAATTTTTATTGTTTCTGCTGCAACCGAATTTCCGGTATCATTGGCCGAAAAAGTAGCCTGGCTTGCAGAACATTTTCCTTTTATCAGCTGGGAAAACATTATTTTGTGCGGAAGCAAAAGAATCATCAATACGGATTATATGATTGACGATCACCGTAAAAATTTAGATCATTGTATGGGAAAACCGATCATGTTTACAGCATTCCATAATGTTAATCAGACACATCATTTAAGAGTAAACAACTGGAAAGAAGCCGTTGAAGTTTTAGAAAAAGACATCGTAACCGATTTGAACTAA
- a CDS encoding DeoR/GlpR family DNA-binding transcription regulator: protein MKKEERQKVILEYLSKEHRLTLMELSAYLNVSEDTIRRDVKELSDQGLLKAVRGGAVAPSPIPLHFRNREKHDLENKKIIAEKAISFLKDGQVVFIDGGTTSLALVASFPYDLKITVITNSFPVAALIEDLPNIELIFAGGRMCKTSFTTASIETIDFFRNFRADICILGLCSIHHERGVTGVLYDDSQIKRNMIQHSDFVIALGSIEKVGTAEAYSVCPIKDINVLVTNIAPEDESLKPYLNAGVILV from the coding sequence ATGAAAAAAGAAGAACGTCAAAAAGTAATTTTAGAGTACTTATCAAAAGAACACCGGCTTACTTTAATGGAGCTTAGTGCCTATTTAAATGTGTCTGAAGACACGATAAGACGAGATGTGAAAGAACTTTCGGATCAGGGATTATTAAAGGCTGTTCGCGGTGGTGCGGTTGCTCCTTCTCCAATTCCGCTGCATTTTAGAAACCGGGAAAAACACGATCTTGAAAACAAAAAGATAATTGCCGAAAAAGCAATCTCTTTTTTAAAAGACGGTCAGGTTGTTTTTATCGATGGGGGAACCACTTCTTTGGCTTTAGTCGCCAGTTTCCCTTACGATTTAAAGATCACTGTGATCACAAACAGCTTTCCTGTAGCGGCACTCATTGAAGATTTACCTAATATTGAATTGATTTTTGCAGGTGGACGAATGTGCAAAACTTCCTTTACTACTGCCAGTATTGAAACGATCGATTTTTTTAGAAATTTCAGGGCCGACATTTGTATTCTTGGACTCTGCAGCATTCATCACGAGCGTGGGGTTACCGGAGTTTTATACGATGATTCGCAAATAAAAAGAAACATGATTCAACATTCTGATTTTGTCATTGCTTTGGGTTCTATCGAAAAAGTAGGGACAGCTGAAGCGTATTCAGTCTGCCCAATTAAGGATATTAATGTACTGGTGACTAATATTGCTCCCGAAGATGAAAGTTTAAAACCGTATCTAAATGCGGGAGTGATACTGGTTTAA
- a CDS encoding helix-turn-helix domain-containing protein has product MQLQHFPPSEILKPYIKHYYIFESDSDVAFEDTVFPSGEMEIIFNLGDGIWESLVDKNFHKTPKIELWGQITKPLPIKSKGKHTMLGIRFYTHTAAYFFKDEIGVFNNHIFDLEDIIGNPIKNLHSQLLETSDIQKRIELIETFLIKKIITNPKRSDKIEKVAHILSSLLSEPTESNINNISAKYGITPRYLHKLVFQHTGLAPKSFNKIKRFQHSLKLINNTEYPFTSIAYDSGYFDQSHFIRDFKFFTGTTPTSYLENQFPINQLIL; this is encoded by the coding sequence ATGCAATTACAACATTTTCCACCATCCGAAATTCTAAAACCTTATATCAAACATTACTATATTTTTGAATCCGATTCAGATGTAGCATTTGAAGATACGGTGTTTCCGAGTGGTGAAATGGAAATCATTTTTAATCTTGGTGATGGGATTTGGGAGTCATTGGTGGATAAAAACTTTCACAAAACTCCAAAAATTGAGTTGTGGGGACAGATCACCAAACCTCTTCCTATAAAATCAAAAGGCAAACATACTATGCTGGGCATTCGGTTCTACACGCATACCGCAGCCTACTTTTTTAAGGATGAAATTGGAGTATTTAACAACCATATTTTTGATCTCGAAGATATAATTGGCAATCCGATAAAGAACTTACACAGTCAGCTTTTAGAAACTTCCGATATCCAAAAAAGAATTGAGCTGATCGAAACATTTTTAATCAAAAAAATAATAACAAACCCTAAGCGATCGGACAAAATTGAAAAAGTGGCCCATATCTTATCGAGTTTACTAAGTGAGCCAACCGAAAGCAACATCAATAACATTTCGGCAAAATACGGCATAACACCGCGTTACCTTCATAAACTGGTGTTCCAGCATACCGGACTTGCTCCGAAATCGTTCAACAAAATTAAACGCTTTCAACACAGTCTGAAGCTCATCAACAATACCGAATATCCTTTTACCTCTATTGCTTATGATTCCGGTTATTTTGATCAGTCTCATTTTATAAGAGATTTTAAATTCTTTACAGGAACGACACCAACCTCCTATTTAGAGAATCAATTCCCGATCAATCAATTAATTCTTTAA
- a CDS encoding YybH family protein, which yields MNTFNNSSELNRNHIYAALKLFAFILLLSGCNSAPNTETALDEAKNAIQKSNAIYFDSFKNNDPSIFIDRYAEDASILLPNAPQIYGKEGAANFFRKAYDEYGLRGGKFITTAVYGDGVKYVTEEGLWQSYNSKGELMDDGKFLVLWKKTDKGWKMFRDSFSSNRQAK from the coding sequence ATGAATACTTTTAACAACTCATCGGAATTGAACCGAAATCACATTTATGCGGCATTAAAACTCTTTGCCTTTATCTTATTGCTTTCAGGCTGTAATTCTGCACCAAACACTGAAACAGCTTTAGACGAAGCAAAAAATGCAATTCAAAAAAGCAACGCCATCTATTTTGATTCCTTTAAAAACAATGATCCGTCGATATTTATAGACCGATATGCTGAAGACGCGTCCATTTTACTCCCAAATGCTCCTCAAATCTACGGAAAAGAAGGTGCTGCCAATTTTTTCAGAAAAGCATACGATGAATATGGCTTACGAGGCGGAAAATTTATCACCACAGCGGTATATGGTGATGGTGTAAAATACGTAACCGAGGAAGGTTTATGGCAGTCTTACAATTCAAAAGGCGAATTAATGGACGACGGTAAGTTTCTGGTTCTTTGGAAGAAAACGGACAAAGGCTGGAAGATGTTCCGCGATTCGTTTAGCAGTAATCGTCAAGCCAAATAA
- a CDS encoding helix-turn-helix transcriptional regulator: MYLDNQILFFFSALGAFNSTILSLYFFFFTKEKNISNFFLGGLLAVLSIRIWKSIFFYFNPTISKTYLQIGLSACFLIGPFLFFYIKAKLNSLNVTLAKYSILFLLFLIVFVGVLAPYQTHLVLWKKYIYFIINLQWIVFVVLSAFSLKQLFGKIVTKSGKVNYDEVWMLSVLSGVFLIWLAYFTATYTSYISGALSLSFALYLSGMVVFYKRNQTFKVLPKKEKYVNKIESEEVDHIFEKIQVAFHSKNMHKNPNLTLSLLAQEIKVRPQLLSQFLNDNLNKSYTQFINEYRIEEAKKILKQDSNLKMEVVAEYCGFNSSSTFYSAFKKATGTTPVNYAKT; the protein is encoded by the coding sequence ATGTATTTAGACAACCAGATATTATTTTTCTTCAGCGCATTAGGTGCATTCAACAGCACAATCTTAAGCCTGTACTTTTTCTTTTTTACCAAAGAAAAGAACATTTCCAACTTCTTTTTGGGTGGCTTACTAGCCGTTCTGAGTATCCGAATCTGGAAGTCCATCTTTTTTTACTTTAACCCTACGATTTCAAAGACCTATCTGCAAATCGGTTTATCGGCTTGTTTTCTAATAGGTCCCTTTCTGTTTTTTTATATCAAGGCTAAACTAAATTCCTTAAATGTAACTTTAGCGAAGTATTCCATTCTTTTTCTATTATTCCTCATTGTCTTTGTAGGAGTCCTTGCTCCTTATCAGACCCATTTAGTATTATGGAAAAAATACATTTATTTCATTATCAATTTACAATGGATTGTCTTTGTTGTGCTCTCCGCATTTTCCCTGAAACAATTATTTGGGAAGATTGTAACAAAGTCCGGTAAGGTTAATTATGATGAGGTTTGGATGCTCTCGGTACTAAGCGGTGTCTTTCTGATCTGGCTGGCTTATTTTACAGCTACCTATACTTCTTATATTTCGGGGGCTCTGTCGCTTTCTTTTGCTTTATATCTGTCCGGTATGGTGGTGTTTTACAAACGAAATCAAACTTTTAAGGTACTTCCTAAAAAAGAAAAATATGTCAACAAAATAGAAAGTGAAGAAGTCGATCATATTTTTGAAAAAATACAGGTTGCTTTTCATTCCAAAAACATGCACAAAAATCCGAATCTGACCTTAAGTTTATTGGCACAGGAAATCAAGGTACGTCCGCAGCTTTTGTCGCAATTTTTAAATGATAATCTGAACAAAAGTTACACGCAATTTATAAACGAATACCGAATTGAAGAAGCAAAGAAAATTCTGAAACAGGATAGTAATCTAAAAATGGAAGTGGTAGCCGAGTATTGCGGTTTCAATTCGAGCAGTACTTTTTACAGCGCCTTTAAAAAAGCGACAGGCACAACACCTGTAAATTACGCAAAAACCTGA
- a CDS encoding nuclear transport factor 2 family protein, protein MKKVIYFIALLLSSGYLLAQTEEASVKKCIENYIDGSSYNRPENIEKAFYAEANLFLSHKDKELWIVPASEYAKWFKKDNPGQFNGRLGRIISIDLYNNIALAKAEILIPDKKMEFIDLFLLKKLQGEWKIISKSASSLSTNKSGQRILFIVSNAHYYGKSNLATGNSFPEIVNAYHTFKTAGYTVDFVSPEGGSVPLAYINTSDALQKQYLFDPDFMYALKNTKKPAEIDSKIYKAVHYIGGGAAMYDVPENKEIQTIALKVYEENKGIISSVCHGTAGIVNLKTSDGAYLVAGKKISGYPDSYEKQGDEYFKYFPFLIQKTIEERGGTFKFSARNVSHVETDGRIVTGQNFQSSSGVASKIIELINNTKKE, encoded by the coding sequence ATGAAAAAAGTTATCTATTTTATTGCGCTATTATTGTCGTCAGGTTATTTGTTGGCGCAGACCGAAGAGGCATCCGTTAAAAAATGCATTGAAAATTACATTGATGGCAGTTCTTACAACAGACCTGAAAACATCGAAAAGGCATTTTATGCTGAGGCCAATCTCTTTTTAAGTCATAAAGACAAGGAGCTTTGGATTGTACCTGCCAGCGAATATGCCAAATGGTTTAAGAAAGACAATCCCGGACAATTTAATGGCCGTCTGGGCAGAATAATTTCAATTGATTTGTATAACAATATCGCTTTAGCCAAAGCAGAGATATTGATTCCCGACAAAAAAATGGAGTTTATTGATTTGTTTTTACTCAAAAAGCTTCAGGGTGAATGGAAAATAATCAGCAAATCGGCGAGTAGTTTAAGCACGAACAAGTCGGGACAGCGCATACTGTTTATCGTTTCTAATGCGCACTATTATGGCAAATCGAACCTGGCAACGGGCAATAGCTTTCCTGAAATCGTAAATGCTTACCATACTTTTAAAACAGCAGGTTATACGGTTGATTTTGTGAGCCCGGAAGGCGGAAGTGTTCCATTAGCCTATATCAACACCTCCGATGCTTTACAAAAGCAATATTTATTTGACCCGGATTTTATGTATGCCCTAAAAAACACCAAAAAACCAGCAGAAATTGATTCCAAAATTTACAAAGCCGTTCATTACATTGGTGGCGGAGCTGCGATGTATGATGTGCCTGAAAATAAAGAAATTCAGACTATTGCTTTAAAAGTATATGAGGAGAACAAGGGGATTATCTCTTCTGTTTGCCACGGAACTGCAGGAATAGTGAACTTAAAAACGAGTGATGGTGCTTATTTGGTAGCAGGAAAAAAAATTAGCGGTTACCCGGATTCCTATGAAAAACAAGGTGACGAATATTTTAAGTACTTCCCCTTTTTAATTCAAAAAACAATTGAAGAAAGAGGCGGCACTTTTAAGTTTTCGGCACGTAACGTCTCCCATGTCGAAACGGACGGAAGAATTGTTACCGGACAAAATTTTCAATCGTCAAGCGGAGTGGCTTCAAAGATTATAGAATTAATAAACAATACTAAAAAAGAGTAA